The following are encoded in a window of Chitinophaga sp. H8 genomic DNA:
- a CDS encoding S41 family peptidase, whose protein sequence is MKRLFFTCTAWLMAMAVHAQDNALWLRYPAISPDGKTIAFGYKGDIYRVDANGGVAVPVTIHEAHDMMPVWSHDGKYIAFASDRYGNFDVFVMPATGGAPVRLTSNSAADFPYDFTPDNKQVLFGSARNAPASSIRFSSRLFNNLYTVPVTGGRSSLLSAAGAEYARYDSKGDRLIFQDRKGYEDPWRKHHVSSVTRDIWVYDIHKGSYQQVSEYAGEDREPLFGNGDEVYYLSEKGGISQNLFKTSLADKGKMEQLTHFDKHPVRHLSRSTNNTLCFTYNGEIYTLQPGGKPKNIQVSIFNDGRNATEKPLPVSGNITEFAMSPNGKEMAFIARGELFVTSVEGNMTKRITNTPQQERMIQWSPDGKRLVYAAERNGNWDIYQSTIVRKEEPYFFAATLLKEEAVIATPAEEFQPLFSPDGKEIAYVEDRNVLKVHNIASGKSRTLLPKGHNHSYSDGDWSFAWSPDGKWIVADDQQGYFFMENAALIPADGKGSPVYPVNSGFGEGNSKWAADGKMLTWLTSRDGRKSLARQGSREVDVYAVFFDQETFDKYKLSKDEFNLLKEKEENARKTSGKDSTKTDKDTADNKKNFRPDFNNLDDRQVRLTINSASISDYVLNKDGSKLFYMASFEKGYDLWVTEPRTGDTKILAKLGGTPGSIVLSKDGNSLFVSNRGSVVKVDAASGKITPISIRTELVLNQEAERAYILDHAWKQVKEKFYDPTLRHMDWKMYRDNYARFLPHISNNYDFQELLSELLGELNGSHTGGRYMPQRMDGDNTASIGLLFDETSLKDGLKVDEVIAGGPFDKAGSKLKKGHIIEKIDGIPVTAQADWATLLNRKSGDNILVSIYDADNKTRWDETVKPISNEEENTLMYKRWVNNMRKMVDKLSNGKVGYVHVQGMNDASFRSVYGEVMGKNRDKQALIVDTRFNGGGWLHDDLYNFLSGKKYLEFAPQGEMLKGGEPQGQWQRPSCVLMSEGNYSDAFIFPYIYKQGNMGKLIGMPVPGTGTAVWWERQIDPTLVFGIPMVATIGKEGRPTENLQLEPDIRVPLRYEDFLEGKDAQLETAVKEMLKEIK, encoded by the coding sequence ATGAAAAGATTATTTTTTACCTGCACAGCCTGGCTAATGGCTATGGCCGTCCATGCCCAGGACAATGCCTTATGGTTAAGGTATCCCGCTATTTCTCCCGATGGGAAAACGATTGCTTTTGGCTACAAAGGCGACATCTACCGTGTAGATGCCAACGGAGGTGTAGCAGTACCAGTTACTATTCATGAGGCACATGATATGATGCCTGTCTGGAGCCATGATGGTAAATACATTGCATTTGCCAGTGATCGTTATGGCAACTTTGATGTATTTGTAATGCCAGCAACCGGAGGTGCGCCGGTTAGGCTTACGAGCAACAGTGCTGCCGATTTTCCTTATGATTTTACCCCGGACAACAAACAGGTATTGTTTGGTAGTGCGCGGAATGCACCTGCTTCCAGCATACGGTTCAGCTCCCGCCTGTTCAATAATCTGTACACCGTACCTGTAACCGGCGGACGTTCCTCCCTGTTAAGTGCGGCTGGGGCAGAATATGCACGCTATGACAGCAAAGGTGATCGTCTTATATTCCAGGACCGCAAAGGTTATGAAGATCCCTGGCGCAAACATCATGTATCATCGGTTACCCGGGATATCTGGGTTTATGATATCCATAAAGGCAGCTATCAGCAGGTATCTGAATATGCTGGTGAAGACCGCGAACCATTATTCGGTAACGGGGATGAGGTTTATTACCTGAGTGAAAAAGGAGGGATCTCCCAAAACCTGTTCAAAACATCTCTGGCGGATAAAGGAAAAATGGAACAGCTCACCCATTTCGACAAACACCCTGTCCGCCATCTCTCCAGAAGTACTAACAATACACTCTGCTTCACCTATAACGGAGAAATATATACGCTCCAACCGGGAGGAAAGCCTAAAAACATTCAGGTAAGTATCTTCAATGATGGCCGTAATGCTACTGAAAAACCTCTTCCGGTAAGTGGCAACATCACGGAATTTGCGATGAGTCCCAATGGGAAGGAAATGGCATTTATTGCCCGTGGGGAATTATTTGTAACCAGTGTGGAAGGCAATATGACCAAACGGATTACCAATACTCCCCAACAGGAAAGGATGATACAGTGGTCGCCCGATGGTAAACGCCTGGTATATGCTGCTGAAAGAAATGGTAACTGGGACATTTACCAAAGCACCATTGTACGAAAAGAAGAACCTTACTTTTTTGCTGCTACCCTCCTGAAAGAAGAGGCAGTAATAGCCACGCCTGCAGAAGAGTTCCAACCCCTGTTTTCACCGGATGGCAAAGAAATAGCCTATGTGGAAGACCGGAATGTGCTGAAAGTACATAACATTGCCTCCGGCAAAAGCCGGACATTATTACCCAAAGGACATAACCACTCTTATTCCGACGGCGACTGGAGCTTTGCCTGGAGCCCTGATGGTAAATGGATAGTAGCGGATGACCAGCAAGGATACTTTTTCATGGAAAATGCAGCACTCATTCCCGCTGATGGTAAAGGAAGCCCGGTATATCCGGTCAATAGCGGCTTTGGAGAGGGCAACAGTAAATGGGCGGCAGATGGAAAAATGCTGACCTGGCTTACCAGCAGAGACGGACGAAAATCACTGGCCAGACAAGGCAGCCGGGAGGTGGATGTCTATGCCGTATTTTTTGATCAGGAAACTTTTGATAAATACAAACTATCAAAAGATGAGTTTAACCTGCTGAAGGAAAAGGAAGAAAATGCCCGCAAAACATCCGGAAAAGATAGTACCAAAACCGACAAGGATACTGCTGACAACAAGAAAAACTTCCGCCCCGATTTTAATAACCTGGACGACCGCCAGGTACGCCTGACCATCAACAGTGCCTCCATCAGTGATTACGTTTTAAACAAGGATGGCAGCAAATTATTTTACATGGCCTCCTTCGAAAAAGGATATGATCTGTGGGTAACAGAGCCCCGAACAGGCGATACAAAGATATTAGCCAAACTGGGGGGTACACCCGGCAGTATTGTACTCAGCAAAGATGGTAACAGCCTGTTTGTAAGCAACCGGGGCAGTGTAGTAAAAGTAGATGCCGCTTCCGGCAAAATTACACCGATAAGTATCAGAACTGAACTGGTCCTCAACCAGGAGGCAGAACGTGCCTATATCCTGGATCATGCCTGGAAACAGGTAAAAGAAAAGTTTTATGATCCTACGCTCCGGCATATGGACTGGAAAATGTACCGGGATAACTATGCCCGGTTTCTGCCACATATCAGCAACAATTATGATTTCCAGGAACTGTTGAGCGAGCTGTTGGGGGAACTAAATGGTTCCCATACCGGTGGTCGCTATATGCCACAGCGCATGGATGGTGATAACACAGCTTCCATTGGCTTACTGTTTGACGAAACCTCACTAAAAGATGGTCTGAAAGTAGACGAAGTAATCGCTGGAGGCCCATTTGACAAAGCAGGCAGCAAACTAAAGAAAGGGCATATCATCGAAAAAATAGATGGTATCCCCGTTACTGCACAAGCTGACTGGGCTACCCTGCTGAACCGTAAAAGTGGAGACAATATACTGGTAAGTATTTACGATGCGGATAATAAAACCCGTTGGGACGAAACGGTAAAGCCAATCAGTAACGAAGAAGAAAATACCCTGATGTACAAACGCTGGGTGAATAATATGCGCAAAATGGTAGACAAGCTCAGTAATGGCAAAGTAGGCTATGTGCATGTGCAGGGAATGAATGATGCCAGCTTCCGGTCTGTATACGGTGAGGTAATGGGTAAAAACAGGGATAAACAGGCACTGATTGTAGATACCCGTTTTAACGGTGGCGGATGGCTGCATGATGATCTCTACAATTTCCTGAGTGGTAAAAAATACCTCGAGTTTGCACCACAAGGAGAAATGCTGAAGGGAGGAGAACCTCAGGGTCAGTGGCAGCGTCCCAGCTGTGTACTGATGAGTGAAGGCAATTATAGTGATGCATTCATCTTCCCCTATATCTACAAGCAGGGAAATATGGGCAAACTAATTGGTATGCCTGTTCCCGGAACAGGTACCGCTGTATGGTGGGAAAGACAGATTGACCCCACCCTTGTATTTGGCATACCCATGGTAGCTACTATAGGTAAAGAAGGCCGCCCTACAGAAAACCTGCAGCTAGAGCCGGATATCCGTGTGCCACTTCGTTATGAAGATTTTCTCGAAGGGAAAGACGCCCAGCTGGAAACAGCCGTGAAAGAAATGCTGAAGGAAATAAAATAA
- a CDS encoding ribonuclease Z has protein sequence MFAVTILGNNSAIPTPERHPTAQVITCNDQLLLLDCGEGTQLQMTRYKIKRSKLRYIFISHLHGDHYFGLIGLINSLSLLGRTDPLTIFAPPELKAILDLQLQCAATMLKFDLHFIPLITNTARIILEDNDLQVSCFPTQHRIPCFGFSFYLQKRKRKIIPEQARAYEIPAAYYSKLQQGADYLRKDNLLVKNDWVTLPPHKGKRYVYCADTIYDRGLLPYLQEADVVYHETTYLQSLEERAAERFHSTTVQAATLARDASAKRLLIGHFSSKYTELQPFLDECQPVFPATELAEEGTTFLI, from the coding sequence ATGTTTGCAGTAACAATTTTAGGAAACAACTCGGCTATACCTACCCCAGAAAGGCACCCCACAGCACAGGTAATTACCTGTAATGATCAGTTGCTGCTTTTGGATTGCGGGGAAGGGACCCAGTTGCAAATGACCAGATACAAGATAAAAAGAAGTAAGCTCAGGTATATTTTTATCAGCCACCTGCATGGCGACCATTATTTCGGACTTATCGGGCTGATCAACAGCCTCAGCCTGCTGGGCAGAACCGACCCGCTGACCATTTTTGCACCGCCGGAATTGAAAGCCATCCTCGATCTGCAACTACAATGTGCGGCTACTATGTTGAAGTTTGACCTCCATTTTATTCCGCTTATTACCAATACCGCCCGTATCATACTGGAAGACAATGACTTGCAGGTAAGTTGCTTCCCTACCCAACACCGTATCCCCTGCTTCGGGTTCTCCTTTTACCTGCAGAAAAGGAAACGGAAGATCATTCCTGAACAGGCCAGGGCATACGAGATCCCTGCTGCTTATTACTCAAAATTGCAGCAAGGTGCCGACTACCTCAGAAAGGACAACCTGCTGGTAAAAAATGACTGGGTAACGCTCCCCCCTCACAAGGGAAAGCGGTATGTATACTGCGCAGATACGATCTATGACCGGGGATTACTCCCCTATCTTCAGGAGGCTGATGTGGTATATCATGAAACCACCTATCTCCAGTCGCTGGAGGAAAGAGCAGCAGAACGTTTTCACAGCACCACCGTGCAGGCAGCTACACTGGCAAGGGATGCCAGCGCCAAACGATTGTTAATCGGACACTTCTCTTCCAAATACACTGAGCTGCAACCTTTTCTGGATGAATGCCAGCCCGTTTTCCCCGCTACAGAACTGGCGGAGGAAGGCACTACTTTCCTCATCTGA
- the dapA gene encoding 4-hydroxy-tetrahydrodipicolinate synthase codes for MLLEQLKGTGVALVTPFKADESIDWNALEKLINHVIDGGVNYVVSLGTTGETPTLSSEEKLDLMKFTFEKVAKRVPVVIGIGDYNTRDVVKRLETCPLDEAAAILSVAPYYSKPTQEGIFQHYKAIAAAAPKPIILYNVPARTGRNMTAQTTLRLAHEVENIAGMKEASGDMLQCMEILRDKPADFLVVSGDDALALPQVACGMDGLISVAANYFATDLSAMIQAALVNDYKAARMLNNKLQRAFELMFAENNPAGIKAFLHKGGIIENNFRLPVMPVTDPLYSQIAEFLKNYK; via the coding sequence ATGTTACTGGAACAGTTAAAAGGCACTGGTGTAGCATTGGTTACACCCTTTAAAGCAGATGAAAGCATTGACTGGAATGCTTTGGAAAAGCTGATCAATCATGTGATTGATGGTGGCGTTAACTATGTAGTGTCCTTAGGCACTACTGGCGAAACTCCTACTCTTTCTTCAGAAGAGAAGCTGGATTTGATGAAGTTCACCTTTGAAAAAGTAGCGAAGCGGGTCCCTGTGGTAATTGGCATTGGTGATTATAACACCCGTGACGTAGTGAAGCGGCTGGAAACCTGCCCGCTGGATGAAGCTGCTGCTATTCTCAGTGTGGCGCCTTACTACAGTAAACCTACCCAGGAAGGCATATTTCAACATTATAAAGCCATTGCAGCGGCTGCTCCCAAGCCCATTATCCTGTACAATGTACCAGCGCGTACGGGGCGTAATATGACCGCACAAACTACTTTACGCCTGGCGCATGAAGTGGAAAATATTGCGGGGATGAAAGAAGCTTCCGGGGATATGTTGCAGTGTATGGAGATCCTGAGGGACAAGCCTGCAGATTTTCTGGTGGTAAGTGGAGATGATGCACTGGCTTTACCACAGGTCGCCTGCGGTATGGATGGTTTAATCTCCGTTGCAGCCAACTACTTTGCAACAGACCTTTCTGCTATGATACAGGCTGCGCTGGTCAATGACTATAAGGCTGCCCGCATGCTGAACAATAAGCTGCAACGTGCTTTTGAGCTGATGTTTGCCGAAAATAACCCGGCAGGTATCAAGGCTTTCCTGCATAAGGGAGGTATCATTGAAAACAATTTCCGTCTGCCTGTAATGCCGGTTACTGACCCGTTATATAGCCAGATAGCGGAGTTCCTGAAAAATTACAAATAG
- a CDS encoding AraC family transcriptional regulator, producing MYFTSLPDHSRPGFDETLHFSKFRKHNIIFNALSARSHCDNHVGCLSFKTVLSGEEWYGINHHRIAVRPGSFLILNDDQAYSCNIDHSEKIGTLSVFFKKEFASAIFRDALYSEAMLLDEPLNNGEKTLEFFQTLHSITPVLQQQLSNLITTLDNEGYNSSVVDERLVFFLHELIRIHRSASRSVRKVDALKSSTRTEIYRRLCVAKDILQSSYMDHPDLNMLSHIACLSVPQLVRQFKAVFHTTPYKYLIRIRLEHAAKLLKQTDQPVHEITWRCGFENTSAFCRAFRAGFGMQPVTFRKIHR from the coding sequence ATGTATTTTACCAGCCTACCAGACCATAGCAGGCCGGGCTTTGATGAAACATTGCATTTCAGCAAATTCAGGAAACATAACATCATCTTTAATGCCCTCAGCGCCCGGAGCCATTGTGATAACCATGTGGGGTGTCTTTCCTTTAAAACGGTATTAAGCGGAGAAGAATGGTATGGTATCAACCATCACCGGATTGCAGTCAGACCAGGCAGTTTCCTCATCTTAAACGATGATCAGGCTTATTCCTGTAATATTGATCACAGCGAAAAAATAGGTACCCTGTCTGTTTTTTTCAAAAAGGAGTTTGCTTCCGCTATATTCCGGGATGCTCTTTATAGTGAAGCGATGCTGTTGGATGAACCACTCAATAACGGCGAAAAGACCCTGGAATTTTTTCAGACACTTCATAGTATCACTCCAGTATTACAACAGCAACTGTCTAACCTTATTACCACACTGGATAATGAAGGATATAACAGTTCGGTTGTAGATGAACGCCTTGTCTTTTTTTTACATGAGCTGATACGGATACATAGATCAGCTTCCAGGAGTGTCCGGAAGGTGGATGCACTTAAATCAAGTACAAGGACAGAAATATACAGGCGGCTATGTGTGGCTAAAGATATTCTGCAATCTTCCTATATGGATCATCCGGATCTGAACATGCTCAGTCATATAGCTTGTTTATCCGTTCCACAGCTGGTGCGGCAATTCAAAGCTGTTTTTCATACTACGCCCTATAAATATCTTATCCGGATCAGACTGGAACATGCAGCTAAACTATTGAAGCAAACAGATCAACCCGTGCATGAAATAACATGGCGCTGCGGGTTTGAAAATACCAGTGCATTTTGCCGCGCATTCAGAGCAGGGTTTGGTATGCAGCCAGTAACCTTCCGGAAAATACACAGATAA
- a CDS encoding acetyl-CoA carboxylase carboxyltransferase subunit alpha, with protein MQFLDFEKPIADLYEQLAKLKENGEKSGVDVSATVSEYEQKIADTRQGIYDHLTSWQRVQLSRHPDRPYTLAYIERMCSSFIELHGDRNVKDDKAMVGGFADLDGETVMFIGQQKGVNTKMRQIRNFGMPNPEGYRKALRLMKLAEKFNKPIVTLIDTPGAYCGLEAEERGQGEAIARNLFEMVKLRVPVICIIIGEGASGGALGIGIGDRVLMLENSWYTVISPENCSTILWRSWNFKEKAADELKLTSNYMSQFGLVDGIIKEPLGGAHVNPDEMASILKAKIKETLAEVKKIDPDTRIEQRIDKFSSMGFFEEH; from the coding sequence ATGCAATTCCTGGATTTCGAAAAACCCATTGCCGATTTATATGAGCAACTGGCTAAACTGAAGGAAAACGGAGAAAAGTCCGGCGTAGATGTTTCTGCTACCGTAAGTGAATATGAGCAAAAGATCGCGGATACACGGCAGGGGATCTATGATCACCTTACCAGTTGGCAGCGGGTACAACTGAGCCGGCATCCAGACAGGCCTTATACCCTGGCCTACATTGAGCGGATGTGCTCCAGCTTTATTGAGCTGCATGGCGACCGGAATGTGAAGGATGATAAAGCCATGGTAGGCGGATTTGCCGACCTGGACGGAGAAACCGTGATGTTCATTGGCCAGCAGAAAGGAGTAAATACCAAAATGCGTCAGATCCGGAACTTCGGGATGCCTAATCCGGAAGGATACCGTAAAGCGCTGCGGTTAATGAAGCTGGCGGAAAAGTTCAATAAGCCTATCGTTACCCTGATTGATACCCCAGGTGCTTATTGCGGCCTGGAGGCAGAAGAAAGGGGACAAGGGGAAGCAATTGCCCGCAACCTGTTTGAAATGGTGAAACTCCGGGTGCCTGTCATCTGTATCATCATTGGGGAAGGCGCTTCCGGCGGTGCACTTGGCATCGGTATCGGCGACAGAGTATTGATGCTTGAAAACAGCTGGTATACCGTTATCTCTCCTGAAAACTGCTCCACCATCCTCTGGCGCAGCTGGAATTTCAAAGAAAAGGCTGCTGATGAGCTGAAACTCACCTCCAACTACATGAGCCAGTTTGGCCTGGTAGACGGGATTATCAAAGAACCACTGGGCGGCGCTCATGTGAATCCTGATGAAATGGCCAGCATCCTGAAGGCGAAAATAAAAGAAACCCTGGCAGAGGTGAAGAAAATTGATCCTGATACCCGTATTGAACAAAGGATCGATAAGTTTTCCAGTATGGGCTTTTTTGAGGAACACTAA
- a CDS encoding N-acetylmuramoyl-L-alanine amidase has product MIFISAGHHLKDPGAVANGVQENLLTIDLRNLVTQSLTKLGAKYIIDKDTETLAQYLGRIKSGTGSVICELHFNAGSSKAEGMEVLIPERNTEEERSLGAAICDAGHATMGLRYRGVFDETKSHRKRLGLMRKEGINVLVEVCFITNKSDLEKYEGGKTQFAQKLAELLKKYDDMKQ; this is encoded by the coding sequence ATGATTTTTATTTCTGCAGGTCATCATCTGAAAGATCCTGGTGCTGTTGCCAACGGTGTACAGGAAAATTTACTGACCATCGACTTACGTAACCTGGTTACCCAATCCCTGACCAAGCTTGGTGCCAAGTACATTATTGATAAAGACACTGAAACTTTGGCGCAATACCTGGGCAGGATAAAATCCGGTACAGGCAGTGTTATCTGTGAGCTGCATTTTAATGCCGGCAGCAGTAAGGCAGAAGGGATGGAAGTACTTATTCCTGAACGGAACACGGAAGAAGAACGCTCATTGGGAGCTGCTATCTGCGATGCAGGACATGCCACAATGGGGCTGCGTTACCGGGGTGTTTTTGATGAAACCAAAAGCCACCGCAAACGGTTGGGCCTGATGCGGAAAGAAGGGATCAATGTATTGGTAGAGGTTTGTTTTATTACGAACAAGTCTGATCTCGAAAAATATGAAGGTGGGAAAACACAGTTTGCTCAGAAACTTGCAGAGCTGCTGAAAAAGTATGACGATATGAAACAGTAA
- a CDS encoding c-type cytochrome gives MKTRRSLMLIGALLVSVMLCSLSLPPQEQDRPKNLKVLPKDISHEELEAVMKGFKNALGVKCGFCHSPQKDDPKKLDFASDDNEHKATAREMMKMTKRINKKFFNGRPAMSVTCYTCHNGNKEPKTQPEEMPAK, from the coding sequence ATGAAAACAAGAAGAAGTCTGATGCTCATAGGAGCATTATTGGTTTCGGTGATGCTGTGTTCCCTCTCGTTACCTCCTCAGGAGCAGGACCGGCCCAAAAACCTGAAAGTACTACCAAAAGACATTAGTCACGAAGAACTGGAAGCAGTGATGAAAGGATTTAAAAATGCCCTGGGGGTGAAGTGTGGCTTTTGTCATTCCCCGCAAAAGGATGATCCGAAGAAACTGGATTTTGCCAGTGATGACAATGAGCACAAAGCTACTGCCAGAGAAATGATGAAAATGACTAAACGCATTAACAAGAAGTTTTTCAATGGCCGGCCAGCTATGTCAGTTACCTGTTATACCTGCCACAATGGGAATAAAGAACCTAAAACCCAACCGGAGGAAATGCCGGCTAAATAA
- a CDS encoding glycosyltransferase family 87 protein, whose translation MTSSTEMSAMLKKRITLASLGEKEWLVLLLWFGLSILGTAKEILDGNINNYLVFKHVFLHVCEQKPLYISYPAEYQDVNLYGPIFSFIIAPFAWLPDKAGAMLWVIANAAFLFVAIRQLPLTRIQQNLILLFSSNELLGASSYLQFNQAIAACIILSFALILKGRNCWAAFFIVLGTLTKIYGIVGLAFFFFSDNRWRFIGSLLLWGLVLFLLPMLLSSPTYIIHSYKEWMEALSFKNEKNVHFEQGVLLQDISALGFIRRVFKLQHLNNLVVIIPAILLFLSQYLMLHWRHNSKFRLLLLCSTLLFPVLFSTSSESPTYIIAFPAICIWYMIQPATKWNNALFIFALIVCSFSHSDVFTPWVRHHIAVPYALKAFPCLLIWLIIIYQILTKKFLPPVSTHVAADTSALNT comes from the coding sequence ATGACATCAAGTACCGAAATGAGCGCCATGTTGAAAAAACGTATTACCCTCGCCTCCCTGGGCGAAAAAGAGTGGTTGGTCCTGTTATTATGGTTTGGTTTGTCAATACTGGGAACTGCTAAAGAGATCCTGGACGGAAATATCAATAATTATCTTGTATTCAAGCATGTGTTTTTGCATGTATGTGAGCAAAAGCCACTATACATCTCCTATCCTGCGGAGTATCAGGATGTAAATCTTTATGGCCCAATATTCAGCTTTATCATTGCCCCTTTCGCCTGGCTGCCGGACAAAGCAGGGGCGATGCTATGGGTAATCGCCAATGCTGCCTTTCTGTTTGTTGCTATCCGTCAATTACCTCTTACCCGTATACAACAGAACCTGATCTTACTATTTTCAAGTAATGAGCTGCTGGGCGCCAGCAGCTACCTCCAGTTTAACCAGGCCATTGCCGCTTGTATTATCCTCAGCTTTGCACTCATTCTAAAAGGCAGGAATTGCTGGGCAGCTTTCTTTATTGTTTTGGGTACCCTCACTAAAATATATGGTATTGTGGGACTGGCATTTTTCTTCTTCAGTGATAACCGCTGGCGTTTTATAGGTAGTCTGCTGCTTTGGGGCCTCGTCCTGTTTTTATTACCTATGCTCCTTTCTTCTCCAACCTATATCATCCATAGCTATAAGGAATGGATGGAAGCCCTTAGCTTTAAAAACGAAAAGAATGTGCACTTTGAGCAGGGTGTATTGTTGCAGGATATATCCGCATTAGGCTTTATCAGGCGTGTATTTAAGCTGCAACACCTGAACAACCTGGTGGTAATTATACCTGCCATACTACTGTTCCTTTCCCAATACCTGATGCTGCACTGGCGGCACAACAGCAAATTCCGTTTGCTGCTGCTCTGCTCTACCTTATTATTTCCTGTACTATTCAGTACCAGCTCGGAGTCTCCAACTTATATTATTGCTTTCCCCGCTATCTGTATCTGGTATATGATCCAGCCAGCCACCAAATGGAATAATGCCCTGTTCATATTTGCCCTGATAGTTTGCAGCTTTTCCCACTCAGATGTATTTACACCGTGGGTAAGGCACCACATAGCGGTACCATACGCCCTGAAAGCATTTCCATGCCTGCTTATCTGGCTGATCATTATTTACCAGATACTTACCAAAAAGTTCTTACCACCTGTATCTACCCACGTAGCAGCTGATACGTCTGCCTTAAACACCTGA
- a CDS encoding MBL fold metallo-hydrolase: MKHYLLILCLLPAFAKAQQSADFLRKAISANGHWEDIPAFKYRANRYTLNPWQSYAFDQPKAEKGVLNVDFDKANSRFYHHTINQYPGGYVFNFARIGRDQAYYVYDVIGARTGKSLIKLGQAQYQGNFHSLLTYFPYYILKEVLDSGDTLQLKHLNGEVVITRSLNTGSQQLWLDEQTGILHSYNNNKNGKTSTWYFDDYTTVKGYQVPGKVKQVIDSTLTVTDHLISFDVVESILPSRFEVPAGYTTETIIHQPLTANEIEKDIYLVEKVDDDRNIVFINMQDHVVLAEAPVSEDITTAIINLIHKTLPGKPIKYVHLSHFHNDHIAGIRKLIEEGATIICTPSMETPLRKMLAGATPSFLFFNGHKRIGDSHLPVDIFEIPNSHALGLSFIYFPRKSIIYEGDLLSVPEDGTITPAIQVSKEFYHFLKKHKLSYHRIIGHHGLSNITPAMFDKIIKEQ, from the coding sequence ATGAAACATTACCTGCTTATTTTATGTCTGCTGCCTGCTTTTGCAAAAGCCCAGCAATCCGCAGATTTTCTTCGGAAAGCCATATCAGCCAATGGCCATTGGGAAGATATTCCTGCTTTTAAATACCGGGCAAACAGGTATACCCTGAATCCCTGGCAAAGTTATGCCTTTGATCAGCCAAAGGCAGAGAAGGGGGTATTAAACGTAGATTTTGACAAGGCAAACAGTCGTTTTTATCACCATACCATCAACCAGTATCCTGGTGGTTATGTTTTCAATTTTGCCCGCATTGGGCGGGATCAGGCTTACTATGTGTATGATGTAATAGGGGCCAGAACAGGAAAGTCATTGATAAAACTGGGGCAAGCACAGTATCAGGGTAATTTCCACAGCCTGCTTACCTATTTCCCTTATTATATTTTAAAAGAAGTGCTGGATAGCGGTGATACGCTCCAGTTAAAACATCTTAACGGGGAAGTGGTTATTACCCGTAGTTTAAATACCGGGTCCCAGCAACTATGGCTGGATGAACAAACAGGTATATTACACAGTTACAACAACAACAAAAATGGGAAAACCAGTACCTGGTACTTCGATGATTACACTACGGTTAAAGGATATCAGGTTCCAGGCAAAGTAAAACAGGTCATTGATAGTACACTGACTGTTACAGATCATCTGATTTCATTCGATGTTGTTGAAAGTATCCTGCCTTCACGGTTTGAAGTGCCGGCAGGATATACAACGGAAACAATCATCCACCAACCACTTACAGCCAATGAAATAGAAAAGGATATTTATTTAGTGGAGAAAGTAGATGACGACAGGAATATTGTTTTCATCAATATGCAAGATCATGTTGTACTGGCGGAAGCACCCGTATCGGAAGATATCACCACCGCTATTATAAACCTGATCCATAAAACCCTGCCTGGGAAACCTATTAAATATGTGCACCTTTCACATTTCCACAACGATCATATTGCGGGTATCCGGAAGCTCATTGAAGAGGGCGCCACTATCATCTGTACCCCATCTATGGAAACACCACTGCGAAAAATGTTAGCCGGCGCCACGCCATCGTTCCTGTTCTTCAATGGACATAAAAGAATCGGTGATAGCCATCTTCCGGTGGATATCTTTGAAATACCCAACAGCCATGCGCTTGGCTTATCCTTTATTTATTTCCCCCGGAAATCTATCATTTATGAGGGGGATTTGCTGTCCGTGCCGGAAGATGGCACCATTACCCCTGCCATCCAGGTATCAAAGGAATTTTACCATTTTTTGAAAAAACATAAGTTATCCTACCATCGTATCATAGGGCATCATGGTTTATCCAATATTACACCCGCCATGTTTGATAAGATTATCAAGGAGCAATGA